From Cellulosimicrobium cellulans, the proteins below share one genomic window:
- a CDS encoding branched-chain amino acid ABC transporter permease yields MSTSTPAPQPAPEGRPTSMPPVGRVATKDRPHGGVGDRFRLWWDAQARPTQWLIGVPFLIFIALVPVLNIPVLTTVGTNFGGVMAQFGMIALIAIGLNVVVGQAGLLDLGYVGFYAIGAYTVAILTSPDSPWNQTDEWLSSDWAWLAALPVAVAITSLSGLILGSPTLRLRGDYLAIVTLGFGEIVRLLADNLDELTGGGQGLRGVAYPRVGVTEELPNGVFSAGNAAGTFNSGVWWYWLSLVFIVISLLLVGNLERSRVGRAWVAIREDEDAAEIMGVPTFRFKLWAFVIGASIGGVAGALYAGQVQFVIPTNFNVINSVLFLCAVVLGGQGNKLGVILGAFIIVYLPNFFLGRTELFGIPINGNEIASYRYLFFGIALVVLMIFRPQGLIPVRQKLLAYGRELYVAARRAAQAATRSGSDGGARPGSPAVATASGGSRPTTGGTGAGESTTDGEETR; encoded by the coding sequence ATGAGCACCTCGACCCCCGCTCCCCAGCCGGCGCCCGAGGGCCGCCCCACGTCCATGCCCCCGGTGGGACGGGTGGCGACGAAGGACCGCCCGCACGGCGGCGTCGGCGACCGGTTCCGCCTGTGGTGGGACGCCCAGGCGCGACCCACGCAGTGGCTGATCGGCGTGCCGTTCCTGATCTTCATCGCGCTCGTGCCGGTCCTCAACATCCCCGTGCTCACCACGGTGGGCACCAACTTCGGCGGCGTGATGGCGCAGTTCGGCATGATCGCGCTCATCGCCATCGGCCTGAACGTCGTGGTGGGCCAGGCCGGCCTGCTCGACCTCGGGTACGTCGGCTTCTACGCCATCGGCGCGTACACGGTCGCGATCCTCACGAGCCCCGACAGCCCGTGGAACCAGACGGACGAGTGGCTGTCGAGCGACTGGGCCTGGCTCGCGGCGCTCCCCGTCGCGGTCGCGATCACGTCGCTGTCGGGCCTGATCCTCGGGTCCCCCACGCTGCGCCTGCGCGGCGACTACCTCGCCATCGTCACCCTCGGCTTCGGCGAGATCGTCCGCCTCCTCGCGGACAACCTCGACGAGCTCACGGGTGGCGGCCAGGGCCTGCGCGGCGTGGCCTACCCGCGCGTCGGGGTCACGGAGGAGCTGCCCAACGGCGTCTTCTCCGCCGGCAACGCGGCGGGCACGTTCAACTCCGGCGTGTGGTGGTACTGGCTCAGCCTCGTGTTCATCGTCATCTCGCTGCTCCTCGTGGGGAACCTCGAGCGCTCGCGCGTCGGGCGCGCCTGGGTCGCGATCCGGGAGGACGAGGACGCGGCGGAGATCATGGGCGTCCCCACGTTCCGCTTCAAGCTGTGGGCGTTCGTCATCGGCGCGTCGATCGGCGGCGTCGCGGGCGCGCTCTACGCGGGCCAGGTCCAGTTCGTCATCCCGACGAACTTCAACGTCATCAACTCTGTGCTCTTCCTCTGCGCGGTCGTGCTCGGCGGCCAGGGGAACAAGCTCGGGGTGATCCTCGGCGCGTTCATCATCGTGTACCTGCCGAACTTCTTCCTCGGCCGCACCGAGCTGTTCGGCATCCCGATCAACGGCAACGAGATCGCGAGCTACCGGTACCTGTTCTTCGGGATCGCGCTGGTCGTGCTCATGATCTTCCGTCCACAGGGCCTGATCCCCGTCCGGCAGAAGCTGCTCGCCTACGGGCGCGAGCTCTACGTGGCGGCGCGCCGCGCGGCACAGGCCGCCACGCGGTCGGGGTCCGACGGCGGTGCGCGGCCGGGCTCCCCGGCCGTCGCCACGGCGTCGGGCGGCTCGCGCCCGACGACGGGCGGGACCGGCGCGGGAGAGAGCACGACGGACGGGGAGGAGACCCGATGA
- a CDS encoding branched-chain amino acid ABC transporter permease, whose protein sequence is MPALADALMHSATAGPLVHQSLIDFNIAGLARNFWGLTIEGLTYGAIYALVAVGYTLVYGVLRLINFAHSEVFMLGMFGQYATLMLLGFAPSGNAYDKGIALTVLYLGIAMLGGMLVAGGAAVGLERVAYRPLRRRGAPSLVFLITAIGMSFIIQEFVHFVLPKLTGGTLGGVNAQQPIRLVQPEVQFTIGGAPVTNITIVIILSALVLALATDMFINRTKFGRGIRAVAQDPVTATLMGVSRERVIMLTFLIGGILAGAAALLYTLRVPNGIIYSGGFILGIKAFCAAVLGGIGNLRGALLGGLLLGVMENYGQVVFGTEWRDVVAFALLIIVLMFRPTGILGESLGRARA, encoded by the coding sequence ATGCCCGCTCTTGCTGACGCGCTGATGCACAGCGCGACCGCCGGTCCCCTCGTCCACCAGTCCCTCATCGACTTCAACATCGCGGGCCTCGCCCGGAACTTCTGGGGCCTCACCATCGAGGGCCTCACCTACGGCGCGATCTACGCGCTCGTCGCCGTCGGCTACACGCTCGTCTACGGCGTGCTGCGGCTCATCAACTTCGCCCACTCCGAGGTCTTCATGCTCGGCATGTTCGGGCAGTACGCGACTCTCATGCTCCTGGGCTTCGCCCCGAGCGGGAACGCGTACGACAAGGGCATCGCCCTCACCGTCCTCTACCTGGGCATCGCCATGCTGGGCGGGATGCTCGTCGCGGGCGGCGCCGCCGTCGGGCTGGAACGCGTGGCCTACAGACCGCTGCGACGGCGCGGCGCGCCGTCGCTCGTGTTCCTCATCACCGCGATCGGGATGTCGTTCATCATCCAGGAGTTCGTGCACTTCGTGCTGCCGAAGCTCACGGGTGGCACGCTCGGCGGCGTCAACGCCCAGCAGCCGATCCGGCTGGTGCAGCCGGAGGTGCAGTTCACGATCGGTGGCGCGCCGGTCACGAACATCACCATCGTCATCATCCTGTCGGCCCTCGTGCTCGCGCTCGCGACGGACATGTTCATCAACCGCACCAAGTTCGGCCGCGGTATCCGCGCGGTCGCGCAGGACCCGGTGACAGCGACCCTCATGGGTGTCTCGCGCGAGCGCGTCATCATGCTGACGTTCCTCATCGGCGGCATCCTCGCCGGCGCGGCCGCGCTCCTGTACACGCTGCGCGTGCCGAACGGGATCATCTACTCCGGCGGCTTCATCCTCGGCATCAAGGCGTTCTGCGCCGCGGTGCTCGGCGGGATCGGCAACCTGCGCGGCGCGCTGCTCGGCGGCCTGCTGCTCGGCGTCATGGAGAACTACGGACAGGTCGTGTTCGGGACGGAGTGGCGCGACGTCGTCGCGTTCGCGCTCCTCATCATCGTCCTCATGTTCCGCCCGACGGGCATCCTCGGTGAGTCGCTGGGGAGGGCCCGCGCATGA
- a CDS encoding branched-chain amino acid ABC transporter substrate-binding protein: MHRTARRASGGAALLLAATLVLTACGPQSQGGGDDETTGTSTETDDGGSADLSIVPSVQIDIDGAEVPAAEAGNPVDPAGDGSAECAEGTSIAMAGALTGPNAALGLNIQYGAQVAVDAFNAANPGCQVTLKPFDTEGDPQKATQVAPQIVGDATVLGLLGPAFSGETAATGDVFSQAGLLSLTASATNPDLTTNGWTNFFRGLANDAVQGPSVAKYLVNTKEFGSVCVVSDNSDYGIGLAQQITEGLGDAANEDCAAEVKTGDKDFSAAVQIISGADADAVFYAGYYAEAAPFVQQLRDGGVEIPFVSADGTNDPQFVSQAGASSKGAILSCPCGPAPEDFAATYEESAGQAPGVYSVEGYDLATIMLTGIASGVTDRAGLIDYVANYSGEGLARTYEWDDTGELASALIWIYEVQ; encoded by the coding sequence ATGCATCGCACAGCACGACGGGCGAGCGGGGGTGCTGCTCTGCTCCTCGCGGCCACTCTCGTCCTCACCGCCTGCGGTCCCCAGTCCCAGGGCGGCGGAGACGACGAGACGACCGGGACGTCGACCGAGACCGACGACGGTGGCTCGGCCGACCTGAGCATCGTCCCGTCGGTCCAGATCGACATCGACGGTGCGGAGGTCCCCGCGGCCGAGGCCGGCAACCCGGTCGACCCGGCCGGCGACGGCAGCGCCGAGTGCGCCGAGGGCACGTCGATCGCGATGGCGGGTGCCCTCACGGGCCCGAACGCCGCGCTCGGCCTCAACATCCAGTACGGGGCGCAGGTCGCGGTGGACGCGTTCAACGCCGCGAACCCCGGCTGCCAGGTCACGCTCAAGCCGTTCGACACCGAGGGCGACCCGCAGAAGGCCACCCAGGTCGCGCCGCAGATCGTCGGCGACGCCACGGTCCTCGGCCTCCTCGGCCCGGCGTTCTCGGGCGAGACCGCGGCGACCGGCGACGTCTTCAGCCAGGCCGGCCTGCTGTCGCTCACCGCGTCGGCCACGAACCCCGACCTGACGACGAACGGGTGGACGAACTTCTTCCGCGGCCTCGCCAACGACGCCGTCCAGGGGCCGTCGGTCGCCAAGTACCTCGTCAACACGAAGGAGTTCGGCAGCGTCTGCGTCGTCTCCGACAACTCGGACTACGGCATCGGCCTCGCCCAGCAGATCACCGAGGGCCTGGGCGACGCCGCGAACGAGGACTGCGCCGCCGAGGTCAAGACGGGCGACAAGGACTTCTCCGCCGCCGTCCAGATCATCTCCGGTGCCGACGCCGACGCGGTCTTCTACGCCGGCTACTACGCCGAGGCGGCACCGTTCGTGCAGCAGCTCCGCGACGGCGGCGTCGAGATCCCGTTCGTCTCGGCGGACGGCACGAACGACCCGCAGTTCGTCTCGCAGGCCGGTGCGTCGTCGAAGGGCGCGATCCTGTCCTGCCCGTGCGGCCCCGCGCCGGAGGACTTCGCAGCCACCTACGAGGAGTCGGCCGGCCAGGCGCCGGGCGTGTACTCGGTCGAGGGCTACGACCTCGCGACGATCATGCTCACGGGCATCGCGTCCGGCGTGACCGACCGCGCGGGCCTGATCGACTACGTGGCGAACTACTCCGGTGAGGGCCTGGCCCGCACCTACGAGTGGGACGACACGGGCGAGCTCGCCTCGGCGCTCATCTGGATCTACGAGGTCCAGTAG
- a CDS encoding nitroreductase family deazaflavin-dependent oxidoreductase, with the protein MTLASRLLHTRWFVRAPIVLFRSGLGFLAGGRLLLLGHRGRTSGEARYVVLEVTDRPAPGSWVVVAGLGPRSQWYRNVVADPRALVWVGRRRQVRSTARTLPPDDGARLLREYAARYARGWAVLEPVLREWAEPLAAERGEADWRRVVPVVELTALGA; encoded by the coding sequence ATGACCCTCGCGTCGCGCCTCCTGCACACCCGCTGGTTCGTCCGGGCCCCGATCGTTCTCTTCCGCTCCGGCCTCGGCTTCCTCGCCGGCGGGCGGCTCCTCCTCCTCGGGCACCGCGGTCGGACGTCCGGCGAGGCGCGGTACGTCGTCCTCGAGGTGACCGACCGGCCCGCGCCCGGGTCGTGGGTCGTCGTCGCGGGGCTCGGACCCCGCTCGCAGTGGTACCGCAACGTCGTCGCGGACCCGCGTGCGCTCGTGTGGGTGGGGCGGCGCCGGCAGGTGCGGAGCACCGCCCGCACGCTCCCGCCCGACGACGGCGCACGGCTCCTGCGCGAGTACGCCGCCCGGTACGCGCGGGGCTGGGCCGTGCTGGAGCCGGTGCTCCGCGAGTGGGCCGAGCCCCTCGCCGCCGAGCGCGGGGAGGCCGACTGGCGGCGGGTCGTACCGGTGGTGGAGCTGACCGCTCTCGGGGCGTGA
- the cspE gene encoding transcription antiterminator/RNA stability regulator CspE — MATGTVKWFNSEKGYGFIAPEDGSADVFAHYSAIQSQGFRTLEENQRVEFDVTQGPKGPQAENIRAI; from the coding sequence ATGGCTACCGGAACCGTGAAGTGGTTCAACAGCGAGAAGGGCTACGGCTTCATCGCCCCCGAGGACGGCTCGGCCGACGTGTTCGCGCACTACTCCGCGATCCAGTCGCAGGGCTTCCGCACGCTGGAGGAGAACCAGCGCGTCGAGTTCGACGTGACGCAGGGCCCCAAGGGCCCGCAGGCGGAGAACATCCGCGCGATCTGA